One genomic segment of Rivularia sp. PCC 7116 includes these proteins:
- a CDS encoding adenosine deaminase yields the protein MALYAELHRHLGGSVVPRILWGYFERHSNELVKDFQNYQEFEEFYTKPRNTLEEYLELHTLVESVQTVETLPYFIYRLVRGAYIFENLAYLELRYTPYLRTPEDLSQSQRIDKMAEIVNVVGKASNVTEYPIVASQILCMHSRLPYEVNKAIVDLAAQNRQYVCAVDVAGGDSGYAERMDEWTKLYEYALSVGLNTTGHVYETKDGCHPDLLPYLMRIGHGIQIPLQHPDLLKDVARRGQCLEICPTTYIKTGTLQDIRQLKLVFERCFDAGVDIAICTDNAGLHNVRLPFEYENLLTYDIIGFEMLQACQDAAFRHAFAWPYGGERPAQLLNGLLHPKSQKTVMVNR from the coding sequence ATGGCTTTATACGCTGAATTGCATAGACATTTGGGCGGTTCGGTTGTACCCCGGATTTTATGGGGATATTTCGAGCGTCATTCCAACGAGTTAGTCAAAGACTTTCAGAATTATCAAGAATTTGAAGAGTTTTACACTAAGCCGCGCAATACCTTAGAAGAGTATCTAGAGTTACATACTTTAGTTGAAAGCGTGCAAACTGTAGAAACTTTGCCCTATTTTATTTATCGTTTGGTGCGCGGTGCGTACATTTTTGAAAATTTAGCTTATTTAGAACTGCGCTACACTCCTTACCTGCGAACTCCTGAAGATTTAAGTCAATCACAGAGAATTGACAAGATGGCGGAGATTGTCAACGTTGTAGGCAAAGCTAGCAATGTTACTGAATATCCGATTGTTGCCAGTCAAATTTTGTGTATGCACTCGCGTCTTCCATATGAAGTGAATAAAGCGATTGTAGATTTAGCTGCTCAAAATAGACAGTATGTATGTGCTGTAGACGTAGCAGGCGGAGACAGCGGTTATGCCGAACGTATGGATGAATGGACAAAGCTTTACGAATATGCTTTATCTGTTGGTTTAAATACTACCGGGCATGTTTATGAAACCAAAGATGGGTGTCATCCCGATTTATTACCCTATTTAATGCGAATTGGACACGGTATCCAGATTCCGTTGCAACATCCAGATTTACTTAAAGATGTGGCAAGAAGAGGGCAATGTTTGGAAATCTGTCCGACAACTTACATTAAGACAGGCACCTTGCAAGATATCCGACAATTAAAGTTGGTGTTCGAGCGTTGTTTTGATGCAGGAGTTGATATTGCTATTTGCACTGATAACGCCGGGTTGCATAACGTGCGTTTACCATTTGAGTACGAAAATCTTTTAACCTACGATATTATCGGCTTTGAAATGCTACAGGCTTGTCAGGATGCGGCTTTTCGTCATGCTTTTGCTTGGCCATACGGAGGCGAACGTCCGGCACAGTTGTTAAATGGTTTACTCCATCCTAAATCGCAAAAAACTGTAATGGTTAATAGATAA